Proteins encoded by one window of Sphaerodactylus townsendi isolate TG3544 linkage group LG04, MPM_Stown_v2.3, whole genome shotgun sequence:
- the RASD1 gene encoding dexamethasone-induced Ras-related protein 1, translating to MRLAEMIKKMGPSQAELSIPAKNCYRMVILGSSKVGKTAIVSRFLTGRFDDQYTPTIEDFHRKFYSIRGEVYQLDILDTSGNHPFPAMRRLSILTGDVFILVFSLDNRDSFEEVQRLKRQIVETKSCLKNKTKENVEVPLVICGNKGDRDFYREVDPREIEQLVGPDPKKCAYFEISAKKNSSLDQMFQALFAMAKLPSEMSPDLHRKVSVQYCDLLQKKALKSKKLLKEGAREAGREAYGVVAPFARRPSVHSDLMYIREKAIRGGQAKDKERCVIS from the exons ATGCGCCTGGCGGAGATGATCAAGAAGATGGGTCCCAGCCAGGCGGAGCTGAGCATCCCGGCCAAGAACTGCTACCGGATGGTCATCCTGGGCTCCTCCAAGGTGGGCAAGACGGCCATCGTGTCCCGCTTCCTCACCGGCCGCTTCGACGACCAGTACACCCCCACCATCGAGGACTTCCACCGCAAGTTTTACAGCATCCGCGGGGAGGTCTACCAGTTGGACATCCTGGACACGTCCGGCAACCACCCGTTCCCGGCCATGAGGCGCCTCTCCATCCTCACAG gAGACGTTTTCATTCTGGTCTTCAGCCTGGACAACCGCGACTCCTTCGAAGAGGTCCAGCGCCTGAAGCGCCAAATTGTGGAGACCAAGTCCTGCTTGAAGAACAAAACCAAGGAGAACGTGGAGGTCCCCCTGGTCATCTGCGGCAACAAGGGAGACCGGGATTTCTACCGGGAGGTCGACCCCCGGGAGATAGAGCAGCTGGTGGGCCCGGACCCCAAGAAGTGTGCCTACTTCGAGATCTCGGCCAAGAAGAACAGCAGCCTGGACCAGATGTTCCAGGCCCTCTTCGCCATGGCCAAGCTGCCCAGCGAGATGAGCCCGGACCTCCACCGCAAAGTCTCCGTCCAGTACTGTGACCTCCTGCAGAAGAAAGCCCTCAAGAGCAAGAAACTGCTCAAGGAAGGGGCCCGGGAGGCCGGCAGGGAAGCCTACGGCGTCGTGGCCCCCTTTGCCCGCCGCCCCAGCGTGCACAGCGACCTCATGTACATCCGGGAGAAGGCCATTCGAGGCGGGCAGGCCAAGGACAAAGAGCGATGCGTGATCAGCTAG